One candidate division KSB1 bacterium genomic region harbors:
- a CDS encoding tetratricopeptide repeat protein, with amino-acid sequence MKLLMLCLSLFAVTCLNAATFEELMAQGDASYDAYEHEAALKAYQAAFALNPKSCDAAWKISRAYADIGDDKTDKAERTANFTKAEEFARKAIEICPENDNAHLYLSVAIGRVALMAGKKEQVQLSKTVKEEAEKALQINPNNDTAHHVYARWHRKVATLSGIQKTFAQILYGGLPPASLEDAEKHFLKAIELKPTHINHHLELGITYLEMNQKDKAAAAFKQALALTPKNKKDKEYQAEAARQLEALKK; translated from the coding sequence ATTGATGGCGCAAGGCGATGCCTCCTACGACGCTTATGAGCACGAGGCGGCGTTGAAAGCTTACCAAGCAGCGTTTGCGCTCAATCCCAAAAGTTGTGACGCGGCGTGGAAAATTTCGCGCGCTTATGCCGATATCGGCGACGACAAAACCGACAAAGCCGAACGAACGGCTAATTTCACCAAAGCAGAGGAGTTTGCCCGCAAAGCCATCGAGATCTGCCCGGAGAACGACAATGCCCACCTCTATCTTTCCGTCGCCATCGGTCGTGTTGCTTTGATGGCGGGAAAAAAGGAACAGGTGCAGTTGTCGAAAACCGTCAAAGAGGAAGCGGAAAAGGCTCTGCAGATCAATCCCAATAACGATACGGCGCATCATGTTTATGCCCGCTGGCATCGTAAGGTTGCGACGCTGAGCGGCATCCAAAAGACTTTCGCGCAAATTCTATACGGCGGTCTGCCGCCGGCAAGCCTGGAGGACGCGGAAAAACATTTTCTAAAGGCGATCGAACTGAAACCGACGCATATCAACCACCATTTGGAGCTGGGCATTACCTATCTGGAAATGAATCAAAAGGACAAGGCGGCGGCAGCGTTTAAGCAGGCTCTTGCCTTGACCCCGAAGAATAAAAAAGACAAAGAATACCAGGCGGAAGCGGCTAGACAATTGGAAGCGCTGAAAAAGTAG
- a CDS encoding rhodanese-like domain-containing protein: MKTLVRDLAQIFIIASVLGLAANAVNPRGVKIGFSRPQRTSAADSSLIGGSFKEPFLVNREQVRRMAESGAVIIDARSPEEFAAGHIPGAVNIYFEALHEYVDVMEALPRDRWLVCYCDGPPCDKGEMLARELVSQGFPRVAYYYEGLNDWKRAGLEVVR; this comes from the coding sequence ATGAAAACTCTTGTTCGTGATTTAGCCCAAATTTTTATCATCGCCTCTGTATTGGGGCTGGCAGCTAACGCCGTCAATCCGCGCGGCGTCAAGATCGGCTTTTCCCGGCCGCAGCGAACATCGGCAGCTGATTCTTCCCTAATCGGCGGTTCGTTTAAAGAGCCGTTTCTGGTCAACCGCGAGCAAGTGCGTCGAATGGCCGAGTCCGGCGCCGTCATCATCGATGCCCGCTCGCCGGAAGAGTTTGCCGCCGGGCACATACCAGGCGCCGTCAATATATATTTCGAGGCTTTGCATGAATATGTCGATGTGATGGAGGCTTTGCCTCGCGACCGCTGGCTGGTCTGTTATTGCGACGGTCCGCCCTGCGACAAAGGCGAAATGTTGGCGCGCGAATTGGTCTCGCAGGGTTTCCCGCGGGTTGCCTATTATTACGAGGGTTTAAACGACTGGAAGCGGGCCGGTCTGGAGGTGGTGCGATGA
- a CDS encoding DoxX family membrane protein, producing MKQLLSLLRFVLGGIFVYAALGKILDPTQFAESIDNYRLLPYFLTTLTAAILPWLELICGFLLILGRKVAAASLIIIVLNCIFILAIGSAVARGLDIDCGCFSAGSKVGWVRLIEDFALLAVAVVIWKEARTLQAR from the coding sequence ATGAAGCAATTGCTTTCGCTTTTGCGGTTTGTTCTGGGCGGAATTTTTGTCTATGCCGCATTGGGCAAAATCCTTGATCCGACACAGTTTGCCGAAAGTATCGACAATTATCGACTGTTGCCGTATTTCCTGACAACCCTCACGGCGGCGATTTTGCCCTGGTTGGAACTGATTTGCGGCTTTTTGTTGATCCTCGGCCGTAAAGTTGCAGCTGCAAGCCTCATAATTATTGTTTTGAATTGTATTTTCATCCTAGCCATCGGCTCAGCCGTCGCGCGCGGCTTGGATATCGACTGCGGCTGCTTTTCTGCCGGCAGCAAGGTGGGGTGGGTACGCTTGATCGAGGACTTTGCTCTGCTCGCAGTGGCTGTGGTCATTTGGAAAGAGGCAAGGACTCTGCAGGCAAGATAA
- the gltB gene encoding glutamate synthase large subunit, producing the protein MNFQKATMQISSHPFGYASRKTVGLYDPAFEHDSCGVGFIARLDAQPTHQIVSDGIRILANLEHRGAIGGDQGTGDGAGILVKLPHEFFCTAAEQIGFPLPQEGDYAVAMVFLPHEAALRTDCKAVLEKYCRYEGAVVLGWRQVPTNPQGLGELAKQTCPFIEQLFIGRGNIPAEHFERKLYVIRRQAENEICSWSVDAGAFYVASFSSRLIVYKGLLTAAQLPSFYPDITEEAFKSPFAMVHQRFSTNTLPTWRLAQPFRRLAHNGEINTLRGNINRMKAREPHIASSLFGDDIHKIKPILIENGSDSAIFDNALELLVLSGRSLPHAMMMMIPEAYGPKVRMSTDKQAFYEYHSALMEPWDGPAAVAFTDGRYIGATLDRNGLRPARYTITKDGLVVMASETGVLEIPAENILRQGRLQPGKMFLVDLEQNRIVPDHEIKAKISRQRPYRRWVKENHVELRGLFAPAHVPRLEPEQLLRLQHAFSYTDEDLKMILAPMATHAQEPVGSMGNDAALAVLSPRPQLLFNYFKQLFAQVTNPPIDPLREEMVMSLESFVGREKNFLEETPEHYRGLKLQHPILTPSDLERIRYSQHPAIKTFELDMLFPVEQGGKGLKMALDNLFKQAEKAVRNGATLLIITDKNLTADSAPIPVLLAASGLHQYFIKKGIRNWCGLVFETGEAREVIHFAQLLAFGADAFCPYLAFASIRNLVEEGLLEEPISAEQAMDNYITAIKKGLLKTISRMGISTIHSFFGSQIFEAVGIGREVIDSYFCNTPSRIGGIGLDEIAEEVRRRHRQAFPTYGEPPRLLHPGGVYHIRKDGEPHMWTTEAIYKLQTAVRLNDYALFKEFSDYMNQQAAVQAVLRSRLAFKAGKPISIDQVEPVESITKRFVGAAMSFGSISREAHEAIAIAMNRLGARSNSGEGGEDPERYKPLPNGDLRLSRIKQVASGRFGVTTEYVMHADELQIKIAQGAKPGEGGQLPGHKVNAEIARVRHTTPGVTLISPPPHHDIYSIEDLAQLIYDLKSVNPRAKVSVKLVSEAGVGTIAAGVAKAGADLVLISGYEGGTGASPLTSIKHTGLPWELGLAEVQQTLRLNNLRDRIVVQTDGQLKTGRDLAVAALLGAEEFGFGTALLISLGCLMMRKCHLNTCPVGVATQDPRLRERFGGLPDYVERFLRFVAQDLREIMAELGFRTVDEMVGRVDRLEFVRETDHWKAKTLDLRSLLVDPIPQAPRRRLRPQPPSPYEDLDGRLIELCQPAIQEGKTVSVELPIRNVHRTVGARLSGVIVDRYGAKGLPDNTIQLTFTGSAGQSFGAFLAPGITARIIGDANDYLGKSMSGGRIVLMPPPQATFEPHENIIAGNVLLYGATGGQVFINGVVGERFMVRNSGACAVVEGVGDHGCEYMTGGVAVILGRTGNNFAAGMSGGIAFVYDETELFDTRCNLDTVDLESVWNEEDKRLLKKMIQDHYRWTGSRRAKWLLDNWEAQLPLFVKVMPIEYRRVLERMRLQEETEKVTVAVTEEVFNG; encoded by the coding sequence ATGAATTTTCAAAAAGCCACAATGCAAATCTCTTCTCACCCCTTCGGCTATGCAAGCCGTAAAACGGTCGGTCTCTATGATCCGGCATTCGAGCACGACAGCTGCGGCGTCGGTTTTATCGCGCGCCTCGATGCTCAACCCACCCATCAGATTGTCTCTGACGGCATTCGGATACTGGCCAACTTGGAGCACCGCGGCGCCATAGGCGGCGATCAAGGAACAGGCGACGGCGCCGGAATTTTAGTCAAACTGCCGCATGAATTCTTTTGCACAGCAGCGGAGCAGATCGGCTTTCCGCTGCCTCAGGAAGGCGATTACGCCGTCGCCATGGTGTTCCTACCCCATGAGGCGGCTTTACGAACGGACTGCAAGGCAGTTTTGGAGAAATATTGCCGATATGAAGGAGCCGTTGTTCTCGGCTGGCGGCAGGTTCCCACCAATCCTCAGGGACTTGGAGAGCTCGCCAAGCAGACTTGTCCTTTTATTGAACAGCTCTTTATCGGCCGCGGCAATATTCCTGCTGAACATTTCGAACGCAAACTCTATGTCATTCGCCGGCAGGCGGAAAACGAAATATGCTCCTGGTCGGTCGATGCCGGTGCTTTTTACGTTGCCTCATTTTCGAGCCGCCTCATTGTTTACAAAGGACTTTTGACCGCCGCCCAGTTGCCTTCTTTTTACCCGGATATAACGGAAGAGGCGTTTAAAAGTCCCTTCGCCATGGTGCATCAGCGTTTCAGCACCAATACGCTGCCGACCTGGAGGCTGGCGCAACCGTTCCGGCGATTGGCGCATAACGGCGAAATCAACACGCTGCGCGGCAACATCAACCGCATGAAGGCACGCGAGCCCCATATCGCCTCGTCGCTTTTCGGCGACGACATTCACAAAATAAAGCCCATCCTCATCGAAAACGGCAGCGATTCGGCAATTTTTGATAACGCACTGGAACTGCTCGTGCTTTCCGGCAGGTCCCTGCCGCACGCCATGATGATGATGATTCCCGAGGCCTACGGGCCCAAAGTGCGTATGAGCACCGACAAGCAGGCCTTTTACGAATATCATTCCGCACTGATGGAACCGTGGGACGGACCTGCCGCCGTCGCTTTTACCGACGGTCGCTACATCGGCGCGACGCTCGACCGCAATGGGCTCAGGCCGGCCCGCTATACTATTACCAAAGACGGGCTGGTGGTTATGGCCAGCGAAACCGGCGTTTTGGAAATTCCGGCGGAAAACATTCTTCGTCAGGGGCGTCTTCAGCCCGGCAAAATGTTTCTTGTTGATTTGGAGCAAAACCGTATTGTTCCCGACCATGAAATCAAAGCCAAAATTTCCCGCCAACGGCCTTATCGCCGCTGGGTAAAAGAGAACCATGTTGAGCTGCGCGGTTTGTTTGCCCCGGCACATGTGCCGAGACTGGAGCCGGAGCAGCTCCTGCGCCTTCAACATGCCTTCAGCTATACCGACGAAGATCTTAAAATGATCCTCGCGCCTATGGCGACGCATGCTCAGGAGCCGGTCGGTTCCATGGGCAACGATGCCGCGTTGGCCGTCCTGTCGCCGCGGCCGCAGCTTTTGTTCAACTACTTTAAGCAGCTTTTTGCTCAGGTCACCAATCCGCCGATCGATCCTCTCCGAGAGGAGATGGTGATGTCGCTCGAAAGCTTTGTCGGCCGCGAAAAGAATTTCCTCGAGGAAACGCCCGAACATTACCGCGGTCTTAAACTCCAACACCCTATCCTTACGCCTTCCGACTTGGAGCGGATCCGTTATTCGCAACATCCGGCCATCAAAACTTTTGAACTCGACATGCTTTTTCCGGTCGAGCAGGGCGGGAAGGGCTTGAAAATGGCACTGGATAATCTGTTCAAACAAGCGGAAAAGGCCGTCCGCAACGGTGCAACCCTTCTGATCATCACGGATAAGAATTTGACCGCCGATTCGGCACCCATTCCCGTTTTGCTGGCGGCGTCGGGTCTGCATCAATATTTTATCAAAAAAGGTATCCGCAATTGGTGCGGATTGGTTTTTGAGACGGGGGAGGCGCGCGAAGTCATTCATTTTGCTCAGCTTCTCGCATTCGGCGCCGATGCCTTTTGCCCCTATTTGGCTTTTGCCTCCATCCGCAATCTGGTCGAAGAAGGCCTATTGGAGGAGCCGATCTCGGCAGAGCAGGCAATGGATAACTATATAACGGCAATCAAAAAAGGTCTGCTGAAGACCATCAGTCGAATGGGCATCTCCACAATACACAGCTTTTTCGGCTCACAGATTTTCGAAGCCGTCGGCATCGGTCGAGAAGTCATCGACAGCTACTTTTGCAACACCCCTTCGCGGATCGGCGGCATCGGCCTGGACGAAATTGCCGAAGAGGTCCGTCGCAGGCATCGGCAGGCTTTTCCAACCTACGGCGAACCTCCCCGCCTGCTGCACCCAGGCGGAGTCTACCATATTCGCAAAGACGGCGAGCCGCACATGTGGACAACAGAAGCGATCTATAAACTGCAGACCGCCGTACGACTCAACGATTATGCGCTGTTTAAAGAATTCAGCGACTATATGAACCAACAGGCCGCCGTACAGGCGGTGTTGCGCAGCAGATTAGCTTTTAAAGCAGGCAAGCCGATCTCTATTGATCAAGTCGAGCCGGTAGAGTCCATTACCAAGCGGTTTGTCGGTGCGGCCATGTCGTTCGGATCGATCAGCCGCGAGGCCCACGAAGCCATTGCCATTGCCATGAACCGTCTCGGCGCACGCAGCAACAGCGGCGAAGGCGGCGAGGATCCTGAACGTTATAAACCCCTGCCGAACGGCGATCTGCGGCTTTCGCGCATCAAACAAGTGGCCTCCGGCCGATTCGGTGTTACGACGGAATACGTGATGCACGCCGACGAGCTGCAGATCAAGATCGCCCAAGGCGCCAAGCCGGGCGAAGGCGGACAGCTGCCCGGCCATAAGGTCAATGCAGAGATTGCGCGCGTGCGGCATACCACGCCGGGCGTTACCCTTATCTCTCCGCCGCCCCATCATGACATCTACTCGATCGAAGATCTGGCGCAGCTGATCTATGACCTCAAATCCGTCAATCCCCGCGCCAAAGTGTCGGTCAAATTGGTATCTGAAGCCGGCGTAGGCACCATTGCCGCAGGCGTGGCCAAGGCCGGCGCCGACCTGGTGCTGATCTCCGGCTATGAAGGCGGAACCGGCGCTTCTCCGCTCACTTCGATCAAGCACACCGGATTGCCTTGGGAGCTCGGTCTGGCGGAAGTGCAGCAGACCCTGCGTCTCAACAATCTGCGCGACCGCATCGTCGTTCAGACCGACGGCCAATTAAAGACCGGCCGCGATCTGGCCGTGGCGGCGCTGCTTGGTGCGGAAGAATTTGGTTTCGGAACCGCTTTACTCATCAGCCTGGGCTGTCTCATGATGCGCAAATGCCATCTCAATACTTGCCCGGTCGGCGTTGCGACTCAGGATCCCCGGCTGCGCGAGCGTTTCGGCGGCCTGCCGGATTATGTGGAACGTTTCCTCCGCTTCGTTGCCCAGGATTTGCGGGAAATTATGGCCGAACTCGGCTTCCGTACCGTCGACGAAATGGTAGGCCGCGTCGATCGTCTGGAATTCGTCCGCGAAACGGATCATTGGAAGGCGAAAACGCTCGATCTGCGCAGCCTGCTGGTCGATCCCATACCGCAGGCGCCGCGGCGACGGCTACGCCCGCAGCCGCCTTCTCCTTATGAAGACTTGGATGGTCGTCTAATTGAACTATGTCAACCGGCAATCCAAGAGGGTAAAACCGTCTCCGTCGAGCTGCCGATTCGGAACGTCCACCGTACCGTCGGTGCGCGTCTCAGCGGAGTCATTGTCGATCGGTACGGAGCGAAAGGCTTGCCGGATAATACAATTCAATTGACTTTTACCGGTTCCGCCGGCCAAAGCTTCGGCGCGTTTTTGGCCCCCGGCATCACCGCCCGAATTATCGGCGACGCCAACGACTATCTCGGCAAATCGATGTCCGGCGGCCGGATCGTGCTCATGCCTCCGCCGCAGGCAACTTTTGAGCCGCACGAAAACATCATTGCCGGCAACGTGCTGCTGTACGGGGCTACCGGCGGCCAAGTCTTTATCAACGGCGTCGTCGGCGAACGGTTTATGGTCCGCAACAGCGGTGCCTGCGCGGTGGTCGAGGGCGTCGGCGACCACGGCTGCGAATACATGACCGGCGGAGTGGCCGTCATACTGGGCCGTACGGGAAACAACTTTGCCGCCGGAATGAGCGGCGGCATCGCGTTCGTCTACGACGAAACGGAACTGTTCGACACGCGCTGCAACCTGGACACGGTCGATTTGGAAAGCGTTTGGAACGAAGAGGACAAACGGCTGTTGAAGAAAATGATTCAAGATCATTACCGCTGGACCGGCAGTCGGCGCGCCAAGTGGCTCCTCGATAATTGGGAGGCGCAACTGCCGCTCTTCGTTAAAGTGATGCCGATCGAATATCGCCGCGTCCTGGAACGGATGCGCCTGCAGGAAGAAACGGAAAAGGTGACCGTTGCCGTCACCGAGGAGGTGTTCAATGGCTAA
- a CDS encoding glutamate synthase subunit beta: protein MAKATGFLEYKREEAPKRLVHQRIKDFHEFELLLSRDKLTRQAARCMDCGVPSCHTYGCPVLNRIPDFNDLVYRGHWRRALEILHSTNNFPEITGRVCPAPCEAACTLAYNDEAVTIKQIELQIIERGFEEGWVQPEPANYRSGKKVAVIGSGPAGLAASQQLARRGHEVVLFEKTDRVGGILRYGIPDFKLEKHILDRRLEQLAAEGVRFETGVEAGKDVSARYLRRSFDAIILTVGAGIPRDLNIPGRELEGIHFAMDFLTQQNRRIAGDKIAEPEISAAGKHVVVIGGGDTGSDCVGTSVRQGARSVTQIELLPKPPAERLPRNPWPEWPNILRTSTSHQEGCTREWAVLTREFIGRNGRVSALRAVRLEWYRDENGRFQYREISGSEFELPADLVLLATGFLHVEHGPLVRDLNLKLDGRGNLVVDRQWMTSEPGVFAAGDAVRGPSLVVHAIYQGRQAAAAVERFFKKI, encoded by the coding sequence ATGGCTAAGGCAACCGGATTTTTGGAATATAAACGCGAAGAGGCGCCGAAACGTCTTGTTCATCAACGAATAAAGGATTTTCACGAATTCGAACTGTTGTTGTCAAGGGATAAATTGACCCGACAGGCGGCGCGCTGTATGGACTGTGGGGTGCCCTCCTGTCATACCTACGGCTGTCCGGTGCTGAACCGCATTCCCGATTTCAACGACCTGGTTTACCGCGGCCATTGGCGTCGGGCGCTCGAAATTCTGCATTCGACGAATAATTTTCCGGAAATCACCGGCCGAGTCTGTCCCGCGCCCTGTGAGGCTGCCTGCACGCTTGCCTACAATGACGAGGCGGTAACGATCAAGCAGATCGAACTTCAGATCATCGAAAGGGGCTTCGAAGAGGGCTGGGTGCAGCCTGAGCCCGCAAACTATCGCAGCGGTAAAAAGGTCGCCGTTATCGGATCCGGCCCTGCCGGCTTGGCCGCATCGCAGCAGCTGGCGCGCCGCGGCCATGAGGTCGTTTTGTTCGAAAAAACCGACCGCGTCGGCGGCATTCTACGCTACGGTATTCCGGACTTTAAGCTGGAGAAGCACATTCTGGACCGCCGTCTGGAACAGCTTGCCGCCGAGGGCGTGCGCTTTGAAACCGGCGTCGAAGCCGGCAAGGATGTCTCGGCGCGTTACCTGCGGCGATCGTTTGATGCGATCATTCTTACGGTCGGCGCCGGCATACCCCGCGATCTGAATATTCCCGGGCGCGAGCTGGAAGGTATTCATTTCGCAATGGACTTTCTCACGCAGCAGAATAGACGCATTGCGGGCGACAAAATTGCAGAGCCGGAGATCTCTGCCGCAGGCAAGCACGTCGTGGTCATCGGCGGCGGCGACACCGGCTCCGACTGCGTCGGAACAAGCGTCCGTCAGGGTGCCCGCAGCGTAACGCAGATCGAACTGCTGCCGAAGCCCCCTGCCGAACGACTGCCGCGCAATCCGTGGCCGGAGTGGCCGAATATATTGCGTACGTCGACTTCGCACCAGGAAGGCTGTACTCGTGAGTGGGCGGTTTTAACTCGAGAGTTTATAGGGAGGAACGGCCGCGTTTCGGCCTTGCGGGCAGTGCGGCTGGAGTGGTATCGGGATGAGAATGGACGATTTCAGTATCGTGAAATCTCGGGCAGCGAATTCGAGCTGCCGGCTGATCTGGTTCTGCTCGCAACCGGCTTCCTGCATGTGGAGCATGGGCCGTTGGTAAGGGACTTGAACCTAAAGCTCGACGGACGCGGCAATCTGGTTGTGGATCGACAGTGGATGACCTCGGAGCCTGGCGTTTTTGCCGCCGGAGATGCCGTGCGCGGGCCGTCGTTGGTCGTGCACGCGATCTACCAGGGAAGACAGGCAGCAGCGGCGGTTGAACGATTTTTTAAAAAGATTTAG